One window of Vitis riparia cultivar Riparia Gloire de Montpellier isolate 1030 chromosome 5, EGFV_Vit.rip_1.0, whole genome shotgun sequence genomic DNA carries:
- the LOC117914018 gene encoding F-box protein CPR1-like, whose product MTYITEVIMVNILSRLPVKSLLRFRCVCKAWCTLISHPQFVETHLRQQHKRPVIGLVVPHSVDDPLHKDDLAVDLELDLGIPNKRTTTVLDSCNGLLCVVDCYYGFYSLKPPQKLILWNPSTRQCNHIPCPSFVGYKNCMYSFFYDPGSDDYKIVRIFTFLGKDKTGIDIFTLKTNKWRRVEETHSSVIGYWSATYFNGNLHWLAFRYGGYGEDERSSMVAFSLREEKFQEMELPSQRAVFGLRVLGGCLCVDGLYTNDKWVMEEYGIKESWKSLIAFPYRVGDGSSWKLPRVLRFLENGVLLVLHDGKLVLCDSKNNTWKIITSYCSSAPYEREVGLYIQTLVSPYGSGDRRTGNQ is encoded by the coding sequence ATGACGTACATAACAGAGGTGATTATGGTGAACATTCTGTCGAGACTACCAGTGAAGTCTCTGCTACGATTCAGGTGCGTATGCAAAGCCTGGTGCACCTTAATCTCCCATCCCCAATTCGTTGAAACCCACCTCCGTCAACAACATAAACGCCCCGTAATTGGACTCGTTGTTCCACACTCCGTGGACGACCCTCTACATAAGGATGATTTAGCGGTGGATCTTGAACTTGACTTGGGTATCCCAAACAAACGCACTACAACAGTTCTGGATTCTTGTAATGGGTTGCTGTGTGTGGTTGATTGCTATTATGGGTTTTATTCCCTCAAGCCCCCTCAAAAACTCATCCTTTGGAACCCATCTACCAGACAGTGCAACCATATTCCATGCCCTAGTTTTGTTGGATACAAGAACTGTATGTATAGCTTTTTCTATGATCCTGGTAGTGATGACTACAAGATTGTAAGGATTTTCACCTTTCTTGGTAAGGACAAAACCGGAATCGATATTTTCACGCTGAAAACTAACAAGTGGAGAAGAGTTGAGGAGACCCATTCAAGCGTAATTGGATATTGGTCCGCAACTTATTTTAACGGGAATCTTCATTGGCTAGCGTTCAGGTATGGAGGGTATGGAGAAGATGAACGTAGTTCAATGGTTGCTTTTAGTCTCAGAGAGGAGAAGTTCCAGGAGATGGAATTGCCAAGTCAACGTGCTGTCTTTGGTTTGAGGGTTTTAGGAGGATGCCTCTGCGTGGATGGTTTATATACTAATGACAAGTGGGTGATGGAAGAATATGGCATAAAGGAGTCTTGGAAAAGCTTAATTGCTTTCCCATATAGGGTTGGAGATGGTTCAAGTTGGAAACTTCCCCGTGTGTTGCGTTTTTTGGAGAATGGTGTGCTTCTGGTGCTTCATGATGGGAAGTTAGTGCTCTGTGATTCTAAAAATAACACATGGAAGATCATCACTAGTTACTGTTCGTCAGCACCTTATGAGAGGGAAGTGGGTTTATATATACAGACACTAGTTTCTCCCTATGGTAGTGGTGACAGGCGGACGGGAAATCAATGA
- the LOC117913850 gene encoding F-box protein CPR1-like, producing the protein MVRLAEEIIEEILLRLPVKSLLRFRCVCKAWCTLISQPQFTKAHLCRQRTHPITQILVPPSVDSQPNDGFSVDLEFPLGLSSSKGSTAILDSCHGLLCLVDGFYGFHIHQPPHELVLWNPSTRQSNHLPFPSFVNYSSCLYGFGYDSYSDDYKIVRVFSLSATHRTGIDVFSLKTNNWRRVQATHSSVIEYELATFFKGSVHWLARRPNGAGKRCVIVAFSFREEKVQEMELPSKSVFFGLRVLGECLCVAGLCSYDLDSDEMWVMEEYGKKESWKRLITFPYGTGDDSNGHFPRVLRFLENGPLLVVHAEKLVLCDPKENTWKNITTYKWTKFLQLDVALYVETLVSPYGKNGTVITVPNTLEISKKEMKGTRREVEADGTLMSLPNRRGINEQEERETNKEDEEEDK; encoded by the coding sequence ATGGTGAGACTAGCGGAGGAGATTATTGAGGAGATACTGCTGAGACTACCAGTGAAATCTCTGCTACGGTTCAGGTGCGTATGCAAAGCCTGGTGCACTTTAATCTCCCAACCCCAATTCACTAAAGCCCACCTCTGTCGACAACGTACACATCCCATTACTCAAATCCTTGTTCCCCCCTCCGTGGACTCACAACCGAATGATGGTTTTTCGGTGGATCTTGAATTTCCCTTGGGTCTCTCTAGCTCTAAAGGCAGTACAGCAATTCTGGATTCTTGTCATGGGTTGCTGTGTTTAGTTGATGGCTTTTATGGCTTTCATATCCATCAGCCCCCTCATGAACTCGTCTTATGGAACCCATCTACCAGACAGTCCAACCATTTGCCGTTCCCTAGTTTTGTTAATTACAGTAGCTGCTTGTATGGTTTCGGCTATGATTCTTACTCCGATGACTACAAGATTGTTAGGGTTTTCAGCTTAAGCGCTACTCATAGAACCGGAATCGATGTTTTCAGTCTGAAAACCAATAATTGGAGAAGAGTTCAGGCGACCCATTCAAGTGTAATTGAATATGAGTTAGCAACTTTTTTCAAAGGGAGTGTCCATTGGCTAGCGCGGCGCCCGAATGGTGCCGGGAAACGTTGTGTAATAGTTGCTTTCAGTTTCAGAGAGGAGAAAGTCCAGGAGATGGAATTGCCTagtaaaagtgttttctttggTTTGAGGGTTCTAGGGGAATGCCTCTGTGTGGCTGGTTTATGTTCTTATGATTTAGATTCTGATGAGATGTGGGTGATGGAAGAATACGGCAAGAAGGAGTCTTGGAAAAGGTTAATCACTTTTCCATATGGAACTGGAGATGATTCAAATGGGCATTTCCCCCGTGTGTTGCGATTTTTGGAGAATGGTCCTCTACTGGTGGTTCATGCAGAGAAGTTGGTGCTCTGTGATCCTAAAGAAAACACATGGAAGAATATCACAACTTATAAATGGACTAAGTTTCTTCAGTTGGATGTGGCTTTATATGTAGAGACTCTAGTTTCACCCTATGGCAAGAATGGGACAGTGATCACTGTGCCTAACACACTGGAAATTAGTAAGAAGGAAATGAAGGGTACAAGGAGGGAGGTGGAGGCTGATGGGACGCTAATGTCTTTGCCTAACAGAAGGGGAATCAATGAACAGGAGGAGAGGGAAACCAATAAGGAGGACGAAGAGGAGGATAAGTAA